One segment of Massilia sp. Se16.2.3 DNA contains the following:
- a CDS encoding PEP-CTERM sorting domain-containing protein encodes MFKKSMLAMGCALAVMSGSASAALIYNEAVSGDAGPWFLNGGLALGDVYSGDYVLGRMDNTAYDSYWEGYNFYLDGSIRSVNITVLTGPASNNWQLYSGAGWGATLQQGPLNSFNSSLSFNVAGLSGFYTLGNNGVVSSMPYNYQIAFDTATDGADIPEPGTLALLGLGLAGFCARRRRKA; translated from the coding sequence ATGTTTAAAAAATCGATGTTGGCAATGGGATGTGCGCTGGCTGTCATGTCCGGCAGCGCTTCTGCAGCACTGATCTACAACGAGGCAGTGTCGGGCGATGCAGGCCCGTGGTTCCTCAACGGCGGTCTCGCCTTGGGCGACGTCTATAGCGGTGACTATGTCCTCGGCCGCATGGACAACACCGCCTACGACTCGTACTGGGAGGGCTACAATTTCTACCTCGACGGCAGTATTCGCAGCGTCAACATCACCGTTTTGACGGGCCCAGCGTCGAATAACTGGCAGCTGTACTCCGGCGCCGGCTGGGGAGCGACGCTCCAGCAGGGGCCCTTGAATAGCTTCAATAGCTCGCTGAGCTTCAACGTGGCGGGCCTGAGCGGTTTTTACACGCTGGGAAACAACGGCGTTGTCAGCTCCATGCCTTACAACTACCAGATCGCCTTCGACACGGCGACCGACGGCGCGGATATTCCTGAACCAGGCACGCTCGCTCTGCTGGGCCTTGGCCTCGCCGGCTTCTGCGCGCGCCGCCGTCGCAAGGCTTAG
- a CDS encoding serine hydrolase: MWNQFLAVAENAAAASVSITFHLIGNIYVMRAYLKRCLVFSCLVLAGCATGQPRARLDDYVEQGMQRTGAQGLAIAIVKNGAVTQVRTWGKRNARGEPLTPDTVMYGASLTKAVFAYTVMQLVEEGKLDLDTSIAAYLPKPLPEYTGEADKYAAWQHLAGDERWRKLTPRILLTHSAGFANFGFLEPDGKLRFHFEPGSRYAYSGDGIILLQFVIERGLGLDLGKEMQRRVFDRFGMQRTSMTWRPDFAAKLADGWKEDGSVEAHDERSKTRAAGSMDTTIADFARFAEAYVRGDGLSPAARAELTRPQLPIRTLSQFPTLQPEAAPGQRHDNLAAGLGVVTFRGPLGHGFQKGGHNDSTGNTWVCLERQQSCVVILSNDVRAEALFPGIVKLVLGDTGMPWRWEYGAKSWAQP; encoded by the coding sequence ATGTGGAATCAATTCCTTGCAGTGGCGGAGAACGCCGCTGCGGCGTCCGTTTCGATCACCTTTCACCTAATAGGGAACATCTACGTCATGCGCGCTTATCTCAAACGGTGTCTTGTTTTTTCTTGCCTGGTGCTGGCCGGCTGTGCAACCGGACAGCCGAGAGCAAGGCTGGATGACTACGTCGAGCAGGGTATGCAGCGCACGGGCGCCCAAGGTCTGGCGATTGCCATCGTTAAGAATGGCGCCGTGACGCAGGTTCGCACCTGGGGAAAGCGCAACGCCCGCGGCGAGCCGCTGACGCCCGACACCGTGATGTACGGCGCCTCGCTTACCAAAGCCGTGTTCGCCTATACGGTGATGCAGCTGGTGGAAGAGGGCAAACTCGACCTCGATACCTCGATCGCAGCTTACCTGCCAAAACCGCTTCCTGAATACACTGGCGAGGCGGACAAATACGCTGCCTGGCAGCATCTTGCCGGCGATGAGCGCTGGCGGAAACTGACGCCGCGCATCCTGCTCACGCACAGCGCCGGCTTTGCGAACTTCGGGTTTCTCGAGCCGGACGGAAAGCTCAGGTTCCATTTCGAACCGGGCTCGCGGTATGCCTATTCCGGCGACGGAATCATCCTGCTGCAATTCGTCATCGAACGCGGACTGGGCCTGGACCTCGGCAAGGAGATGCAGCGGCGCGTATTCGATCGTTTTGGCATGCAACGCACCAGCATGACCTGGCGTCCGGATTTTGCGGCCAAGCTGGCCGACGGGTGGAAAGAGGACGGCAGTGTCGAAGCGCATGACGAGCGCAGTAAGACACGCGCGGCCGGCTCGATGGACACGACCATTGCGGATTTCGCCAGGTTCGCCGAGGCCTATGTGCGCGGCGACGGACTCAGTCCGGCTGCACGGGCGGAACTGACGCGCCCGCAGCTGCCGATCAGGACCTTGTCGCAATTTCCCACCTTGCAGCCCGAGGCCGCGCCTGGACAGCGGCACGATAATCTGGCCGCGGGTCTGGGTGTCGTCACCTTCAGGGGTCCGCTGGGCCATGGTTTCCAGAAAGGCGGGCACAACGATTCGACGGGAAATACCTGGGTTTGCCTGGAGCGACAACAAAGTTGTGTTGTCATCCTGTCCAACGATGTTCGGGCCGAGGCCTTGTTTCCCGGGATCGTCAAGCTCGTCCTGGGCGACACGGGCATGCCATGGCGTTGGGAATATGGGGCGAAAAGCTGGGCGCAGCCGTGA
- a CDS encoding pitrilysin family protein encodes MPISRNSSFSIVTLPAPTAAAGQAPAKVYFVDVPDAKQSVLQVGYRALAVTDPDYYPALVTNYILGGGGFASRLTQQLREGKGYTYGINSSFSGSKSAGPFLIASGVRSNVTLESTQLVKQILQDYPSTYTAADLETTRNFLVKSNARAFETAGAKLAMLDNISKYGWRPDYVKEREQIVKAMTLPQVQALSQKYLDPSKMVWLVVGDGKTQLPRMKELGFDEPVLIGK; translated from the coding sequence ATGCCGATCAGCCGGAACAGCAGTTTTTCCATCGTCACGCTGCCGGCCCCGACGGCGGCCGCCGGCCAGGCGCCCGCCAAGGTGTATTTTGTCGACGTGCCCGACGCCAAGCAGTCGGTGCTGCAGGTTGGCTACCGCGCGCTGGCCGTGACCGATCCGGACTACTACCCGGCGCTTGTCACCAACTACATCCTCGGCGGCGGCGGCTTCGCCTCGCGCCTGACCCAGCAACTGCGCGAAGGCAAGGGCTACACCTACGGCATCAATTCCAGTTTCAGCGGCAGCAAGAGCGCCGGCCCCTTCCTGATCGCCAGCGGCGTGCGCAGCAACGTCACGCTCGAATCGACCCAGCTGGTCAAGCAGATCCTGCAGGATTATCCGTCCACCTACACGGCCGCGGACCTGGAAACGACCAGGAACTTCCTCGTCAAGAGCAATGCACGCGCTTTCGAGACCGCCGGCGCCAAGCTGGCCATGCTGGACAACATCAGCAAATACGGCTGGCGCCCGGACTACGTGAAGGAGCGCGAGCAGATCGTCAAGGCGATGACGCTGCCGCAAGTGCAGGCCTTGTCGCAGAAGTATCTCGATCCGTCGAAGATGGTGTGGCTGGTGGTGGGTGACGGCAAGACGCAGCTACCGCGGATGAAGGAGCTGGGATTTGATGAGCCGGTGCTGATCGGGAAGTAG
- a CDS encoding M35 family metallo-endopeptidase → MRSNTAAIWIEGRLPRGVASMAVDAPTGKGLSYAQCSNAQQETIAQAMSAGTAMTNDALAYFGKAEVPGKRYVNWFGALDGTRQALVAKHFTAIKDAFDTKPVKVDCGCDEDYFAYVYPARPYTIYVCKAFWSAALTGTDSKGGTLLHEMSHFDAVAGTDDHVYGQSGAAEMARTAPERAVNNADSHEYFGENNPPLN, encoded by the coding sequence ATGCGTTCGAATACCGCGGCGATCTGGATCGAAGGCCGCCTGCCGCGCGGCGTCGCTTCCATGGCGGTCGATGCGCCCACGGGCAAGGGTTTGAGTTATGCGCAGTGCTCGAACGCCCAGCAGGAAACCATTGCCCAGGCCATGAGCGCCGGCACCGCGATGACAAACGACGCCCTGGCGTATTTCGGCAAGGCCGAGGTGCCGGGCAAGCGCTATGTCAACTGGTTCGGCGCGCTCGACGGCACGCGCCAGGCGCTGGTCGCCAAACACTTCACGGCCATCAAGGATGCGTTCGACACCAAGCCGGTGAAGGTCGACTGCGGTTGTGACGAGGATTATTTCGCCTACGTCTACCCGGCACGGCCCTACACGATCTATGTCTGCAAGGCCTTCTGGAGCGCGGCGCTGACCGGCACCGATTCGAAAGGCGGCACGCTGCTGCACGAGATGAGCCATTTCGATGCCGTCGCCGGCACCGATGACCATGTCTATGGCCAGTCGGGCGCGGCCGAGATGGCACGGACGGCACCGGAACGCGCCGTCAACAATGCCGACTCGCACGAGTACTTTGGCGAGAACAATCCGCCCTTGAATTAG
- a CDS encoding M35 family metallo-endopeptidase: MSWNSILKSAIGIAALGMACGAQAGSNGVKVTVTPEKNALGASDDVVVNVTLTNTSSTPQYVLKARTPFEGLSAPLFDVTRDGAAVPYTGALVKRAKPTAADYYLLKPGASHTVKVELSALYDMSVSGDYSIRYRTASPDLFLTNNGRLGGTVQAAGSNAGIGELQSEAATLYVQGRLPRGSESPIMEALKRDGGTVSPAGVSYASCSSSQQSTIASAITAAKNYANGSVSYMTRTTMGPRYTKWFGTATSSRVSTVRSHYNNIKSAFDTKNVVVDCSCRDSSYAYVYPTQPYRIYVCNAFWSAPMTGTDSKGGTLVHEMSHFNVVAGTDDHAYGQSAAASLAISNPTQAVDNADSHEYFSENNPALN, encoded by the coding sequence ATGAGCTGGAACAGCATCTTGAAGTCGGCAATCGGTATCGCAGCACTCGGCATGGCATGCGGCGCCCAGGCAGGTTCGAACGGCGTGAAAGTGACCGTCACCCCTGAGAAAAACGCGCTTGGCGCCAGCGACGACGTGGTCGTCAACGTCACCCTGACCAACACTTCCTCGACCCCGCAATACGTGCTGAAGGCGCGCACGCCTTTCGAAGGCCTGAGCGCGCCGCTGTTCGACGTCACGCGCGATGGCGCCGCCGTCCCGTACACCGGCGCCCTCGTCAAGCGCGCCAAGCCGACCGCGGCCGACTACTACCTGCTGAAACCAGGCGCGTCGCATACCGTGAAAGTGGAACTGTCTGCCCTGTACGACATGAGCGTCAGCGGCGACTACTCGATCCGCTATCGCACCGCTTCGCCGGATCTGTTCCTGACGAATAACGGCCGCCTCGGCGGTACCGTGCAAGCCGCCGGCTCGAACGCCGGCATCGGCGAGCTGCAGTCGGAAGCGGCTACCCTGTACGTCCAGGGCCGCCTGCCGCGCGGTTCGGAATCGCCCATCATGGAAGCGCTGAAACGCGATGGCGGCACGGTTTCCCCGGCTGGCGTGAGCTACGCTTCGTGCTCGTCGTCGCAGCAGAGCACGATCGCTTCGGCGATCACGGCTGCGAAGAACTACGCCAACGGCTCGGTCAGCTACATGACCCGCACCACGATGGGTCCGCGCTACACCAAGTGGTTCGGCACTGCCACGTCCTCGCGCGTGTCGACCGTGCGCTCGCATTACAACAACATCAAGAGCGCCTTCGATACCAAGAACGTGGTGGTCGATTGCAGCTGCCGCGACAGCTCGTACGCCTACGTGTACCCGACCCAGCCGTACCGCATCTACGTCTGCAACGCGTTCTGGTCGGCACCGATGACGGGCACCGACTCGAAGGGCGGCACCCTGGTGCATGAGATGAGCCACTTCAACGTTGTCGCCGGTACCGACGACCACGCCTATGGCCAGAGCGCGGCCGCCAGCCTGGCGATCAGCAATCCGACCCAGGCTGTCGACAACGCCGACTCGCACGAGTACTTCTCGGAAAACAACCCGGCGCTGAACTAA
- the motD gene encoding flagellar motor protein MotD → MARKRVEEEAENHDRWLISYADFITLLFAFFVVMYAISVVNVGKYRVLSDALGDAFGGKPTTPQASSTIEQLPLTQLIARKRLEAMRREQERLNTLARQLNASLAPLVKDGKVRVTQTARGVKVDINASVLFAEGQAVLGKDARATLGTVAGLLQLDTHAIQVEGHTDDRPIANSAFPSNWELSSVRASSVVRLFIEGGIDPSRLTAVGHGANLPVAPNTDEAGRARNRRVAVTILAATPQEGG, encoded by the coding sequence ATGGCGCGCAAACGCGTCGAGGAAGAGGCGGAAAACCACGACCGCTGGCTGATTTCGTACGCCGACTTCATCACGCTGCTGTTCGCCTTCTTTGTCGTGATGTACGCGATTTCCGTGGTCAACGTCGGAAAATACCGGGTGCTGTCGGACGCGCTTGGCGATGCCTTCGGCGGCAAGCCGACGACGCCGCAGGCCAGCAGCACCATCGAACAGCTGCCCCTGACGCAGCTGATCGCACGCAAGCGGCTGGAGGCCATGCGCCGCGAGCAGGAGCGCCTGAACACGCTCGCGCGCCAGTTGAATGCCTCGCTTGCGCCGCTGGTGAAAGACGGCAAGGTGCGCGTGACGCAGACCGCGCGCGGCGTCAAGGTCGACATCAATGCCAGCGTGCTCTTCGCCGAAGGGCAGGCGGTGCTGGGCAAGGATGCGCGTGCCACCCTCGGCACGGTGGCGGGCCTGCTGCAGCTTGACACCCATGCGATCCAGGTCGAAGGCCATACCGACGACCGGCCGATCGCCAATTCCGCGTTTCCGTCGAACTGGGAGTTATCGAGCGTGCGCGCCAGCAGCGTGGTGCGCCTGTTCATCGAAGGCGGCATCGATCCGTCGCGGCTGACCGCCGTCGGCCATGGCGCCAACCTACCGGTGGCGCCGAACACGGATGAAGCGGGCAGGGCACGCAACCGGCGCGTGGCGGTGACGATCCTGGCGGCCACGCCGCAAGAGGGCGGGTGA
- a CDS encoding flagellar motor protein — MDFASLIGLALAIIGLVVGHTLDGGRFASLIQPAAFAIVVVGTFGAVLLQSEARTFRRGMQMLRWVFFPPKDKRQPLSREIALWSHTARRDGLLALEQYMGGKEPFIQKGLRLVVDGVHPDKLRGLLETEVSAFEAAERRAARIWESAAGYAPTIGILGAVLGLIHVMENLSDPSRLGSGIAVAFVSTVYGVGLANLFFLPVANKLKALVADRVAQYDILLEVFHDLASGNHARVVEERMASLLVTH, encoded by the coding sequence GTGGACTTCGCCAGCCTGATCGGCCTGGCGCTGGCGATTATCGGCCTTGTTGTCGGGCACACGCTCGACGGCGGCCGCTTCGCCTCGCTCATTCAACCGGCAGCCTTCGCCATCGTCGTCGTCGGTACGTTCGGGGCGGTGCTCCTGCAGTCCGAGGCGCGTACTTTCCGCCGCGGCATGCAGATGCTGCGCTGGGTCTTCTTCCCGCCGAAGGACAAGCGCCAGCCGCTCTCGCGCGAGATCGCGCTGTGGAGCCACACGGCACGGCGCGACGGCCTGCTCGCGCTCGAGCAGTACATGGGCGGCAAGGAGCCCTTCATCCAGAAGGGCCTGCGCCTGGTCGTCGACGGCGTCCACCCGGACAAGCTGCGCGGCCTGCTCGAGACCGAGGTCAGCGCCTTCGAGGCGGCCGAACGCCGCGCCGCGCGCATCTGGGAATCCGCTGCCGGCTACGCGCCGACCATCGGCATCCTGGGCGCCGTGCTGGGCCTCATCCACGTGATGGAAAACCTGTCCGACCCCTCGCGCCTGGGTTCCGGCATCGCGGTCGCTTTCGTCTCGACGGTGTATGGCGTGGGCCTTGCGAACCTGTTCTTCCTGCCGGTGGCCAACAAATTGAAAGCCCTGGTGGCGGACCGCGTCGCCCAGTACGACATCCTGCTGGAAGTCTTCCACGACCTGGCCAGCGGCAACCATGCGCGCGTGGTCGAGGAACGCATGGCCAGCCTCCTGGTGACGCACTGA
- a CDS encoding RNA polymerase sigma factor FliA, protein MYTVKGKADKNHLLTEHAPLVKRLAHQMKAKLPPSVEVDDLIQAGMMGLLDAINRYEDNHGAQFETYAVLRIRGAMVDELRSNDWMPRSTRQTMKKVESAMTALQQKLGRAPSETEVAKSLDVSLADYQEMLFEGGGHQLVYYEDFHDEDGNDSFLDRYAVDDDDPLRALLDTDFRQAVIGAIDGLPPREKILMGLYYEEELNLKEIGAVLGVSESRVSQLHTQAVARLRASLKEKLWTSPA, encoded by the coding sequence ATGTATACCGTCAAAGGGAAAGCGGACAAGAACCACCTGCTCACCGAGCACGCCCCGCTGGTCAAGCGCCTCGCGCACCAGATGAAGGCGAAATTGCCGCCATCGGTGGAGGTGGACGACCTGATCCAGGCCGGCATGATGGGCCTGCTCGACGCCATCAACCGCTACGAAGACAACCACGGCGCCCAATTCGAAACCTATGCAGTGCTGCGCATCCGCGGCGCCATGGTCGACGAGTTGCGCAGCAACGACTGGATGCCGCGCAGTACCCGTCAGACCATGAAGAAAGTGGAATCCGCCATGACCGCACTGCAGCAGAAGCTGGGCCGCGCGCCCTCCGAGACCGAAGTCGCCAAATCGCTCGACGTGTCCCTGGCCGATTACCAGGAAATGCTGTTCGAAGGCGGCGGCCACCAGCTGGTCTATTACGAGGACTTCCACGACGAGGATGGCAACGATTCCTTCCTCGACCGGTATGCGGTCGACGACGACGACCCGCTGCGCGCGCTGCTCGACACCGACTTCCGCCAGGCCGTGATCGGCGCCATCGACGGCTTGCCGCCGCGCGAGAAAATCCTCATGGGCCTGTACTACGAGGAAGAGCTGAACCTGAAGGAAATCGGCGCCGTCCTTGGCGTGTCGGAATCGCGCGTGTCGCAGCTCCACACGCAAGCCGTGGCGCGCCTGCGTGCCTCGCTCAAGGAAAAGCTGTGGACTTCGCCAGCCTGA
- the flhF gene encoding flagellar biosynthesis protein FlhF encodes MNVKKFTAATSREALRKVRDALGPDAVILSNRPVDGVVEILALDNDDVASLAAPAAGSPMAQPAPRLDHLNPFDDAEPAFVNRRSAAPAAPAPEHVYATRRAPAMEPEFEAAFAAPRRAAAPAPAPAAAPAFDMSAMTQMMQAAIAQAQESAAQEMSGMMSELRAMRGMMETQLAELSWGGTQQREPHKAAVLREMLGAGFSASLSRYLIDKMPANKDAAEAMRWIKTVLARNLTTMADEDSLLEKGGVFALVGPTGVGKTTTTAKLAARCVMRHGAEKLALITTDAYRIGGHEQLRIYGKILGVMVHSVKDEADLRIALKELKNKHTVLIDTIGMSQRDQMVTEQVAMLNGAGADVKRLLCLNATATNETLAEVVRAYQGSGLHGCIMTKLDEAASIGNVLDVMIRQKLNLHYISNGQRVPEDLHLADRAMLVDRAFRGRRDAASQFEDADLPLMMARAGKADDSLREVRFV; translated from the coding sequence ATGAATGTGAAGAAATTTACAGCGGCAACCTCCCGTGAAGCCTTGCGCAAGGTGCGCGATGCGCTCGGGCCCGATGCCGTCATCCTCTCGAACCGTCCGGTCGATGGCGTCGTCGAAATCCTCGCACTCGACAACGACGACGTCGCCTCGCTGGCCGCGCCAGCCGCCGGTTCGCCGATGGCCCAGCCGGCACCGCGCCTGGACCACCTGAATCCCTTCGACGACGCCGAGCCGGCTTTTGTGAACCGCCGCAGCGCCGCGCCCGCAGCGCCGGCCCCCGAACACGTCTACGCCACCCGCCGCGCACCGGCGATGGAGCCGGAATTCGAAGCCGCCTTCGCCGCGCCGCGCCGCGCCGCCGCTCCTGCGCCAGCCCCGGCCGCTGCACCCGCTTTTGATATGAGCGCGATGACGCAGATGATGCAGGCCGCGATTGCCCAGGCCCAGGAATCGGCTGCGCAAGAGATGAGCGGCATGATGAGCGAACTGCGCGCCATGCGCGGCATGATGGAAACCCAGCTGGCCGAACTGTCCTGGGGCGGTACCCAGCAGCGCGAACCGCACAAGGCGGCCGTGCTCCGCGAAATGCTGGGCGCCGGTTTCTCGGCCTCGCTGTCGCGCTACCTGATCGACAAGATGCCTGCCAACAAGGACGCGGCCGAAGCCATGCGCTGGATCAAGACTGTGCTGGCGCGTAACCTGACCACCATGGCCGACGAAGACAGCCTGCTGGAAAAGGGCGGCGTGTTCGCCCTGGTCGGCCCGACCGGCGTCGGCAAGACCACCACCACCGCGAAACTGGCCGCGCGCTGCGTCATGCGCCACGGTGCGGAAAAGCTGGCCCTGATCACCACCGATGCCTACCGTATCGGCGGCCACGAGCAGCTGCGCATCTATGGCAAGATCCTGGGCGTGATGGTGCACTCGGTGAAGGACGAAGCCGACCTGCGCATCGCCCTGAAAGAACTGAAGAACAAGCACACCGTGCTCATCGACACCATCGGCATGTCGCAGCGCGACCAGATGGTGACGGAACAGGTGGCCATGCTGAACGGCGCCGGCGCGGACGTGAAACGCCTGCTGTGCCTGAACGCGACGGCCACCAACGAAACCCTGGCCGAAGTCGTGCGCGCCTACCAGGGCAGCGGCCTGCACGGCTGCATCATGACCAAGCTCGACGAAGCCGCCTCGATCGGCAACGTGCTCGACGTGATGATCCGCCAGAAGCTGAACCTGCACTACATCTCGAACGGCCAGCGCGTGCCGGAAGACCTGCACCTGGCCGACCGCGCCATGCTGGTCGACCGCGCCTTCCGCGGCCGCCGCGATGCCGCATCCCAGTTCGAGGACGCCGACCTGCCGCTGATGATGGCCCGTGCCGGCAAAGCCGACGACAGCCTGCGCGAGGTGCGTTTTGTCTAG
- the flhA gene encoding flagellar biosynthesis protein FlhA: MNSLRLPGWVGAIGARGNAMAAPILIILLLAMMILPLPAFVLDLFFSFNIALSVIVLLTALYTVKPLDFMAFPAILLVSTMLRLSLNVASTRIVLTEGHTGGAAAGKVIEAFGHFLIGGNYTVGIVVFVILTIINFTVVTKGAGRIAEVGARFALDAMPGKQMAIDADLNAGMITEPEARKRRSEVGQEAEFYGAMDGASKYVKGDAVAGIMVTLINVIGGLIVGVVQHDMAVGEAAKTYTLLAIGDGLVAQIPSLIISIAAGMVVSRVANDQDIGGQMVGQLFAKPEVLYITGAIIAGMGLIPGMPNLVFLLLGGTLGGSGYLLAKRARNAPQREAEAAASDAAAGAQQAASAETEEATWQDIMPVDTLGLEVGYRLIPLVDKGQGGELLKRIKGIRKKFAQEVGFLAPPVHIRDNLELKPSSYRITLKGVEVGTGEALNGQFLAINPGMASGTLPGQATTDPAFGLPAVWIDAGLRDEAQNLGYTVVDAGTVVATHLNHLITTHASELLGRLEVQALLDHLGKETPKLVEDLVPKVVSLATLQKVLQNLLLEGVHIRDMRTIIETLSEHAGVQDPTDLTALVRVALGRAIVQQLFPGTNELSVMTLDNRLERLLMQALGAGGDGTGIEPGLADTIAQQAHNAAQQQEAMGHTPVLLVPAPLRVLLSRFLRRALPQLKVLSHSEIPESKTIRVTSLVGVQ; the protein is encoded by the coding sequence ATGAATAGTTTGAGACTGCCAGGCTGGGTGGGAGCGATCGGTGCCAGGGGCAATGCCATGGCGGCGCCGATCCTGATCATCCTGCTGCTGGCGATGATGATCCTGCCGCTGCCGGCCTTCGTCCTCGACCTGTTTTTCAGCTTCAACATCGCGCTGTCGGTGATCGTGCTGCTGACCGCGCTGTACACGGTCAAGCCGCTCGACTTCATGGCCTTCCCGGCGATCCTGCTGGTGTCGACCATGCTGCGCCTGTCGCTCAACGTCGCGTCGACCCGTATCGTCCTGACCGAAGGCCACACTGGCGGCGCCGCGGCCGGTAAAGTCATCGAAGCCTTCGGCCACTTCCTGATCGGCGGCAACTACACGGTCGGTATCGTCGTGTTCGTCATTTTGACCATCATCAACTTCACCGTCGTCACCAAGGGTGCGGGCCGTATCGCCGAGGTCGGCGCACGTTTCGCCCTGGACGCGATGCCTGGTAAACAGATGGCGATCGATGCCGACCTGAACGCCGGCATGATCACCGAACCGGAAGCGCGCAAGCGCCGTTCGGAAGTCGGCCAGGAAGCCGAATTCTATGGCGCCATGGACGGTGCCTCGAAATACGTCAAGGGTGACGCCGTTGCCGGCATCATGGTTACCCTGATCAATGTCATCGGCGGCCTGATCGTCGGCGTGGTCCAGCACGACATGGCCGTCGGCGAAGCCGCCAAGACCTATACGCTGCTGGCCATCGGTGATGGCCTGGTGGCGCAGATCCCTTCGCTGATCATCTCGATCGCTGCCGGTATGGTGGTGTCGCGCGTGGCCAACGACCAGGACATCGGCGGCCAGATGGTCGGCCAACTGTTCGCCAAGCCCGAAGTGCTGTACATCACGGGCGCGATCATCGCCGGCATGGGCCTGATCCCCGGCATGCCGAACCTCGTCTTCCTGCTGCTGGGCGGCACCCTGGGCGGCTCCGGCTACCTGCTGGCCAAGCGTGCCAGGAATGCGCCGCAGCGCGAAGCCGAAGCGGCCGCCAGCGACGCCGCGGCCGGCGCCCAGCAAGCCGCGTCCGCCGAGACGGAAGAGGCGACCTGGCAGGACATCATGCCGGTCGATACGCTTGGCCTGGAAGTGGGCTACCGCCTGATCCCGCTGGTCGACAAGGGGCAGGGCGGCGAGCTGCTCAAGCGTATCAAGGGCATCCGCAAGAAGTTCGCCCAGGAAGTCGGCTTCCTGGCGCCGCCAGTGCACATCCGCGACAACCTGGAATTGAAGCCGTCGAGCTACCGCATCACCCTCAAGGGCGTGGAAGTGGGCACCGGCGAAGCGCTGAACGGGCAGTTCCTGGCAATCAACCCCGGCATGGCCAGCGGCACGCTGCCGGGCCAGGCAACGACCGACCCGGCCTTTGGCCTGCCGGCCGTGTGGATCGACGCCGGCCTGCGCGACGAAGCGCAGAACCTGGGCTATACCGTGGTCGACGCCGGCACCGTGGTGGCAACCCACCTGAACCACCTGATCACGACCCATGCGTCCGAACTGCTGGGCCGCCTGGAAGTCCAGGCACTGCTGGATCACCTCGGAAAGGAAACGCCGAAGCTGGTCGAAGACCTGGTGCCGAAAGTCGTGTCGCTGGCGACCTTGCAGAAAGTGCTGCAGAACCTGCTGCTGGAAGGCGTGCACATCCGCGACATGCGCACCATCATCGAGACGCTGTCGGAACACGCCGGCGTGCAGGATCCGACCGATTTGACGGCGCTGGTGCGCGTGGCGCTGGGCCGGGCGATCGTGCAGCAGCTGTTCCCGGGCACCAACGAACTGAGCGTGATGACCCTGGACAACCGCCTCGAGCGTTTGCTGATGCAGGCGCTTGGCGCCGGCGGCGACGGTACCGGCATCGAGCCCGGCCTTGCCGACACCATCGCCCAGCAGGCGCACAACGCCGCGCAGCAGCAGGAAGCCATGGGCCACACCCCGGTGCTGCTGGTCCCGGCTCCGCTGCGCGTGCTGCTGTCGCGTTTCCTGCGCCGCGCGCTGCCGCAGCTGAAGGTCTTGTCGCATTCGGAGATCCCGGAGAGCAAGACGATTCGGGTGACCAGCCTGGTGGGCGTGCAATAA